Proteins encoded by one window of Flagellimonas lutaonensis:
- a CDS encoding transmembrane 220 family protein — protein MNKIFKVLGVVFAALFIWAAVVQHNDPDSTRWYIIYGMAAFASLLFASENLRFMWAVILFLFYAGFTIYSWPEKFEGVTIGEGDIMNIERGREALGMAITALIMLLYAFRIKKS, from the coding sequence ATGAATAAAATATTTAAGGTATTGGGAGTTGTCTTTGCGGCCCTTTTTATCTGGGCTGCCGTTGTACAACATAATGACCCCGATTCGACCCGCTGGTATATCATCTATGGTATGGCGGCTTTTGCCTCGCTCTTGTTCGCCTCTGAAAACCTAAGATTTATGTGGGCAGTAATACTTTTCTTGTTTTATGCGGGTTTTACCATATACAGCTGGCCTGAAAAATTTGAGGGGGTAACGATAGGTGAGGGTGATATTATGAACATTGAACGTGGTCGAGAGGCGTTGGGCATGGCAATCACCGCACTGATCATGCTCTTGTACGCATTTCGAATCAAAAAATCATAG
- the eboC gene encoding UbiA-like protein EboC (EboC, a homolog the polyprenyltransferase UbiA, belongs to system of proteins involved in the trafficking of precursor metabolites to an extracytoplasmic compartment so that the biosynthesis of certain natural products, such as scytonemin, can be completed.), whose translation MGQKLRAYLQLCRPANLPTAAADILAGLALAGFFDEGGVYDFSNMVPAIKLISASVLLYAGGVVLNDFFDADLDRVERPERPIPSGVVSGKNAFLLGALLLLLGVMVSFTVHLRSGLVAVVLTLCILAYDSYSKKHKVLGPLNMGVCRALNLLLGISVFGQFTHLEYLVIPLLFISAVTLVSRGEVHGKNQNPILLAGFLYVLVICCVIFFQESKYMATLPFVVLFALMVFMPLFKAYKANTPENIMKAVKAGVLSIILLNAAIAVGHSNVLLGILMLLLLPLSILLSKIFSVT comes from the coding sequence ATGGGACAAAAACTAAGGGCTTATTTACAGTTGTGCCGCCCGGCAAATTTGCCGACGGCGGCGGCAGATATTCTTGCGGGATTGGCATTGGCAGGTTTTTTTGATGAGGGGGGGGTCTATGATTTCTCCAACATGGTACCCGCAATCAAGTTAATATCGGCCTCTGTCTTGCTTTATGCCGGGGGAGTGGTCTTGAACGATTTTTTTGATGCTGACCTTGATAGGGTTGAACGGCCCGAACGGCCCATACCCAGTGGGGTGGTGTCGGGCAAGAATGCTTTTCTATTGGGGGCTTTGCTGTTGCTGTTGGGTGTAATGGTGTCTTTTACGGTCCACCTGAGAAGTGGTCTTGTGGCCGTAGTGCTAACCCTATGTATTTTGGCATACGATTCCTATTCAAAGAAGCACAAGGTGTTGGGCCCATTGAACATGGGTGTTTGCAGGGCCTTGAACCTGCTGTTGGGAATTTCGGTTTTCGGACAGTTTACCCATTTGGAATATTTGGTCATTCCGTTGCTGTTTATTTCAGCGGTGACCCTTGTCAGCCGTGGAGAAGTACACGGCAAAAACCAAAACCCCATTCTTTTGGCGGGTTTTCTATATGTTTTGGTCATTTGCTGCGTTATCTTTTTTCAAGAGTCGAAGTACATGGCCACCTTACCGTTTGTTGTCTTGTTTGCATTGATGGTTTTTATGCCCCTTTTCAAGGCGTATAAGGCCAATACTCCCGAAAATATCATGAAAGCGGTAAAAGCGGGCGTGCTCTCTATCATTTTGCTCAATGCGGCCATTGCTGTCGGGCACTCCAATGTTTTGTTGGGTATTTTAATGTTGCTTTTGCTACCGCTGTCGATTTTATTGTCCAAAATCTTTTCGGTTACCTAA
- a CDS encoding TatD family hydrolase produces MDDKLMFIDPHVHMTSRTTDDYEAMAEAGVVAVIEPSFWLGQPRTQVGSFQDYFSSLVGWEPFRASQFGIKHYCTIGLNSKEANNEALAEEVMELLPLYLHKENVVAVGEIGYDDQTPAEDKYFRQQLELAKEFDMLVQVHTPHRDKKAGTIRSMEVCLEHGLDPSKVVIDHNNEETVQEVLDRGFIAAFTIYPKTKMGNERMVEVVKRFGSDNIIVDSSADWGVSDPLAVPKTARLMLKRGVSREDVIKTCYQNALDVFSKSGKMEESHWLNAEGIDQSKLFNDNSVLRGQQPRIDSDKIV; encoded by the coding sequence ATGGATGATAAGTTGATGTTTATCGACCCGCATGTACACATGACCTCACGTACCACCGATGATTATGAGGCCATGGCCGAAGCAGGTGTGGTTGCCGTTATCGAACCCTCTTTTTGGTTGGGGCAGCCCCGTACACAAGTGGGGTCTTTTCAAGATTATTTTAGCAGTTTGGTGGGCTGGGAGCCCTTTCGCGCCAGCCAGTTTGGTATCAAGCATTACTGCACCATCGGGCTGAACTCAAAGGAGGCCAACAATGAAGCGTTGGCCGAAGAAGTGATGGAATTGCTTCCGCTTTACCTGCATAAAGAAAACGTCGTGGCCGTGGGCGAGATTGGCTATGACGATCAGACCCCTGCCGAGGACAAATATTTTCGCCAGCAATTGGAACTCGCCAAAGAGTTTGATATGTTGGTACAGGTACACACCCCCCATAGGGATAAGAAAGCGGGTACCATACGCAGCATGGAGGTGTGCCTTGAACATGGTCTTGACCCCAGTAAAGTGGTCATCGACCACAACAATGAGGAAACGGTTCAAGAAGTATTGGACCGCGGATTCATTGCTGCGTTTACCATTTATCCAAAAACAAAAATGGGCAACGAGCGAATGGTCGAAGTGGTGAAAAGGTTCGGCAGTGACAACATAATTGTTGATAGTTCTGCCGATTGGGGTGTGAGCGACCCGTTGGCAGTGCCCAAAACAGCCCGGTTGATGCTGAAAAGGGGTGTTTCCAGAGAAGATGTGATCAAGACCTGTTATCAGAATGCTCTTGATGTATTCTCAAAATCGGGTAAGATGGAGGAAAGCCATTGGCTCAATGCCGAGGGCATCGACCAAAGCAAACTTTTTAACGATAACAGCGTACTCAGAGGGCAGCAACCTAGAATTGATAGTGACAAAATTGTCTGA
- a CDS encoding DNA polymerase III subunit gamma/tau — protein sequence MEPFIVSARKYRPQTFKDVVGQEAITNTLENAIANNHLAQALLFCGPRGVGKTTCARILAKKINQDGTESEHEDFAFNIFELDAASNNSVDDIRSLIDQVRIPPQVGKYKVYIIDEVHMLSQSAFNAFLKTLEEPPKHAIFILATTEKHKIIPTILSRCQIFDFKRITVKDTAKYLQYIAQEQGIEADGDALHIIAQKADGAMRDALSIFDRVVSFSGKNLTRKAVSENLNVLDYETYFETVDLILKNDIPGLLVLFNKTVALGFDGHHFISGLATHLRDLMVCKNESTIELLEVGEAAKKQYQEQAQKTSKAFLLKALEIANDCDLKYKTSRNQRLLVELALMKLASISFDGEKKKSDSIIPASYFKKDARKEATPPPENVVVEHQKNAPQHQTAETPHPIDIDSPIEHTKKDVPSEEEGRPSTAPPKIKLEKPQKRVSGLSLSSIKVKKEFQSSKETVPVDENELPKDPFTEADMRKHWNDFTNDLIRKGKRILGSNLQTDEPKLVNGHIIRIELPNHTMKKEVEREKKPLLDHLKQKLNNYSIRLQVSVNEEVEKKFAFTPEEKYEKLKEKNPAIELLRKEFDLDL from the coding sequence TTGGAACCTTTTATAGTATCGGCACGTAAATATCGCCCTCAGACCTTTAAAGATGTGGTGGGCCAAGAGGCTATTACCAATACCCTTGAAAATGCCATCGCCAACAACCACCTTGCACAGGCCCTTCTTTTTTGCGGCCCCAGGGGTGTTGGAAAGACAACTTGTGCCCGTATTCTGGCAAAAAAGATAAACCAAGATGGCACCGAAAGTGAGCATGAAGATTTTGCCTTCAATATTTTTGAGTTGGATGCCGCTTCAAACAACTCTGTTGATGACATCCGAAGCCTGATAGACCAAGTTAGAATTCCGCCACAGGTGGGCAAATACAAGGTATATATCATCGATGAGGTACATATGCTTTCACAATCGGCTTTCAACGCCTTTCTCAAAACACTTGAAGAGCCGCCAAAACATGCCATATTTATTCTGGCAACCACAGAAAAACACAAAATAATACCCACGATACTCTCTCGTTGCCAAATTTTTGATTTTAAAAGAATTACTGTAAAAGACACGGCAAAGTACCTACAGTACATCGCCCAAGAACAAGGTATTGAAGCCGATGGGGACGCCCTCCACATTATTGCACAGAAAGCCGATGGCGCCATGCGCGACGCTCTTTCTATCTTTGACCGGGTGGTGAGTTTCTCGGGAAAAAACCTGACACGCAAAGCTGTTTCAGAAAACCTCAATGTGCTTGACTATGAAACGTATTTCGAGACCGTTGACCTTATCTTGAAAAATGATATCCCAGGACTTTTGGTGCTTTTCAACAAGACCGTTGCCCTTGGTTTTGATGGCCATCATTTCATCTCAGGGCTGGCAACCCACCTGAGGGACCTTATGGTCTGTAAAAATGAATCGACCATTGAATTATTGGAGGTGGGCGAGGCCGCCAAAAAACAATATCAAGAGCAGGCCCAAAAGACTTCAAAGGCCTTTTTGTTGAAAGCCCTTGAGATTGCCAACGATTGTGATCTAAAATACAAGACGAGCAGGAACCAACGGCTTTTGGTCGAGCTGGCGCTGATGAAACTGGCTTCGATTTCCTTTGATGGTGAAAAAAAAAAGAGTGATTCCATAATTCCAGCTTCCTATTTCAAAAAGGATGCTAGAAAAGAGGCAACACCCCCCCCTGAAAATGTGGTGGTTGAACATCAAAAAAATGCACCACAGCACCAGACAGCGGAGACACCACATCCAATCGACATCGACAGCCCTATAGAACATACTAAAAAAGATGTACCATCTGAAGAAGAGGGCAGACCCTCGACAGCACCGCCCAAAATAAAATTGGAAAAACCGCAAAAGCGCGTATCGGGTTTATCGCTTTCGAGTATAAAGGTCAAGAAAGAGTTCCAGAGCTCTAAAGAAACTGTTCCGGTTGACGAAAACGAACTTCCAAAAGATCCTTTTACCGAGGCTGACATGCGAAAACACTGGAACGATTTTACCAATGACCTCATCAGGAAAGGGAAGCGAATTTTGGGCAGCAACCTTCAGACCGATGAACCAAAATTGGTCAATGGCCATATCATCAGGATTGAGTTGCCCAATCATACCATGAAGAAAGAGGTAGAGCGTGAAAAGAAACCCCTACTTGACCACTTGAAACAAAAGCTCAACAACTATTCTATTCGACTGCAGGTCAGCGTCAACGAAGAAGTTGAAAAAAAGTTTGCCTTTACTCCAGAGGAGAAATATGAAAAACTCAAAGAGAAAAATCCCGCTATTGAGTTGCTTCGAAAAGAGTTTGATCTAGACCTATGA
- a CDS encoding alkaline phosphatase family protein, with the protein MKKTVVINIVGLTKRLIGDHTPFIASFLKSGRHSVVEPAFPAVTCTAQSNYLTGKKPSEHGIVGNGWYFRDECEVKFWRQSNKLVQAPKLWEKLKAENPNFTCANLFWWYNMYSTVDYSVTPRPNYLADGRKIPDVYSHPAELRDELQAELGTFPLFNFWGPKTSIKSSQWIADASIITDKKYDPTLTLIYLPHLDYNLQRYGHDFSKISKDLQEIDGVVKQLIEYYNKQGCTIVLLSEYGITDVGRPVHLNRVLRKHGYLAIREERGLELLDAGASRAFAVADHQVAHIYLNDTSIKEEIVELLRQQIGVEKVLYGEVLAKMGLQHERTGELMVVADAGAWFTYYYWEDDRKAPDFARTVDIHKKPGYDPVEMFVDPKDKFITAKVLYKLLKKKLGFRTVMDVIPLKAELVKGSHGRIPESELDHPVFLTNDQAYSKPSTIKSTDVFVILDELLNQPDYE; encoded by the coding sequence ATGAAAAAAACAGTGGTAATCAACATTGTGGGACTCACCAAACGGTTGATAGGCGATCATACACCTTTTATTGCCTCCTTCTTAAAATCTGGGAGGCATTCTGTGGTCGAACCTGCTTTTCCGGCGGTGACCTGTACGGCCCAATCGAACTATTTGACCGGAAAAAAACCTTCGGAACACGGTATCGTGGGCAATGGATGGTATTTTAGGGACGAATGCGAGGTCAAATTTTGGCGACAGTCGAACAAACTGGTACAGGCCCCCAAACTTTGGGAAAAGCTGAAAGCCGAAAACCCCAATTTTACCTGTGCCAACCTTTTTTGGTGGTACAATATGTACTCAACCGTCGATTATAGTGTGACTCCAAGGCCCAATTATCTCGCGGATGGAAGAAAGATTCCCGATGTGTATTCGCATCCTGCAGAGTTGCGTGATGAACTGCAGGCCGAACTGGGTACTTTTCCGCTGTTCAATTTCTGGGGCCCCAAGACTTCCATCAAATCAAGCCAGTGGATTGCCGATGCGTCCATCATCACGGACAAAAAATATGATCCGACCCTTACGCTGATTTATCTGCCACATCTCGATTACAATTTGCAGCGGTATGGCCATGATTTCAGTAAAATTTCAAAGGATTTACAGGAAATCGATGGTGTGGTCAAACAGTTGATCGAATATTACAATAAGCAGGGTTGTACCATCGTCTTGCTTTCAGAATATGGCATCACAGACGTGGGCAGACCGGTACATTTGAACCGGGTGCTTCGCAAACATGGTTATTTGGCCATTAGAGAGGAAAGGGGGCTGGAACTGCTCGATGCCGGGGCCAGTAGGGCCTTTGCAGTGGCTGATCACCAAGTGGCCCATATCTACTTGAACGATACTTCCATCAAAGAGGAAATCGTTGAGCTTTTGCGGCAGCAAATAGGAGTCGAAAAGGTATTATATGGTGAGGTACTTGCAAAAATGGGGTTGCAGCACGAACGCACTGGCGAATTGATGGTCGTGGCCGATGCAGGCGCATGGTTCACATATTATTATTGGGAAGACGATCGAAAGGCCCCTGACTTTGCAAGAACTGTCGATATCCATAAAAAACCGGGCTATGACCCCGTAGAAATGTTTGTGGATCCAAAAGACAAATTTATAACGGCCAAGGTTCTTTATAAGCTGTTGAAGAAAAAGTTGGGTTTCAGAACGGTCATGGATGTAATACCATTAAAGGCTGAACTGGTCAAGGGATCACATGGGCGAATACCTGAAAGCGAACTCGACCACCCCGTTTTTTTGACCAACGATCAAGCCTATTCCAAACCATCGACAATCAAGTCAACCGATGTTTTTGTTATTTTAGATGAACTTTTAAATCAACCGGACTATGAATAA
- a CDS encoding RsmD family RNA methyltransferase, with product MRIISGKYRGKCLVAPKRLPVRPTTDMAKEGLFNILNNRYFFNELNVLDLFTGTGNISYEFASRGVLHITAVDQNAHCVRFVAQTAASLGSEIKTVKSDALRFLHDTGQTFDIIFADPPYAFTAKECEKIVEAIFKKDLLSQDGLLIIEHAPQTDLCYLPHFQESRKYGSSVFSFFGWE from the coding sequence ATGCGTATTATTTCAGGTAAATATCGTGGTAAGTGCCTAGTGGCCCCTAAAAGGCTGCCAGTGAGGCCTACAACCGATATGGCAAAAGAGGGCCTGTTCAATATTCTCAACAATCGGTATTTCTTTAACGAGCTAAACGTGCTAGATCTTTTTACCGGCACAGGAAACATCAGTTATGAATTTGCCTCGCGAGGGGTTTTGCATATCACGGCGGTTGACCAAAACGCCCATTGCGTTCGTTTTGTGGCGCAAACCGCCGCATCGCTGGGCTCTGAAATAAAAACGGTAAAGTCTGATGCATTGAGGTTCTTGCATGACACGGGCCAAACCTTTGATATAATCTTCGCCGACCCACCCTATGCCTTCACCGCAAAGGAGTGTGAAAAAATCGTGGAGGCAATCTTTAAAAAGGATTTGCTTTCGCAAGATGGCCTTCTGATCATTGAACACGCCCCACAAACCGATCTTTGTTATTTGCCCCATTTTCAGGAAAGCCGAAAATACGGCAGCAGCGTTTTCAGCTTCTTCGGATGGGAATAA
- a CDS encoding 3-dehydroquinate synthase: MKPVSTISQSFSVQYRYSLYFTEHLFSVENDLFQQVIKEGATTDTAKLLFVVDEGVANAHPALLDEIKVYCHNYGHLSFLDTLLVPGGENSKNDSAQVDRVLKAINHRGVCRHSFVVAIGGGAVIDMVGYAAATAHRGVKLVRVPTTVLAQNDAAVGVKNGINAFGKKNFLGSFTIPTAIINDFRFITTLDQRDWISGVAEAIKVALIKDASFFDFLEKNAVALAKRKKEPMQRLIHRCAEIHMQHISQGGDPFESGSSRPLDFGHWSAHKLEQMTNYDLRHGEAVAMGIALDVTYAHLMGMIDNGTLKRVLKVLCEVGFDLKMPIKGEPRVTELLKGIEEFREHLGGKLTITLIVGIGKKVDVHKIDEQKMREAIAIRSVAVEKLSC, from the coding sequence ATGAAGCCTGTTTCGACCATATCACAGTCTTTTTCGGTGCAGTATCGATACAGCCTGTATTTTACCGAGCATCTTTTTTCAGTTGAAAATGACTTGTTTCAGCAGGTTATCAAAGAGGGGGCGACAACCGACACGGCCAAATTGCTTTTTGTTGTTGATGAAGGGGTGGCGAATGCACATCCAGCTTTGCTGGATGAAATCAAGGTATATTGCCACAACTACGGGCACTTATCTTTTTTGGACACATTGTTGGTGCCGGGCGGAGAAAACAGCAAGAACGATTCCGCCCAGGTAGATAGGGTATTGAAGGCCATAAACCATCGCGGGGTTTGTCGCCATTCGTTTGTGGTGGCCATAGGGGGTGGTGCTGTCATCGATATGGTGGGCTATGCCGCCGCAACCGCACACAGAGGAGTCAAATTGGTACGTGTACCCACTACTGTGCTCGCCCAAAATGATGCCGCGGTAGGGGTAAAGAACGGTATCAACGCCTTTGGAAAGAAAAACTTCTTGGGCTCTTTTACCATTCCGACGGCCATAATAAATGATTTCCGGTTTATTACAACCTTGGACCAACGCGATTGGATTTCAGGGGTTGCCGAGGCTATTAAGGTGGCCTTGATAAAGGATGCTTCTTTTTTCGATTTCTTGGAAAAAAATGCCGTTGCCCTCGCCAAGCGCAAAAAAGAACCTATGCAGCGGTTGATACATCGATGTGCTGAAATACACATGCAACACATTTCACAGGGTGGGGATCCCTTTGAGAGTGGTTCGTCAAGACCTTTGGATTTTGGCCACTGGTCAGCCCACAAGCTTGAGCAAATGACCAACTATGACCTTCGCCATGGCGAAGCCGTGGCCATGGGCATTGCCTTGGATGTTACGTATGCACACCTGATGGGCATGATAGACAATGGTACTTTAAAGAGGGTTTTAAAAGTACTGTGCGAAGTTGGTTTTGATCTAAAGATGCCTATCAAAGGCGAACCCCGAGTAACTGAATTATTGAAAGGTATTGAAGAATTTAGGGAACATCTGGGAGGTAAATTGACCATTACCCTTATTGTAGGCATTGGCAAAAAGGTCGATGTCCATAAAATAGATGAACAAAAAATGCGAGAGGCCATAGCCATTCGCAGTGTTGCCGTTGAAAAGCTATCTTGTTGA
- the eboE gene encoding metabolite traffic protein EboE, whose protein sequence is MKVSEKFHLTYCTNIHPGEDWESIFSNLQKYIPRIKEKVCPHSDFGLGLRLSNQASVELKREGNLEEFQEWMYKNGVYVYTMNGFPYGNFHHQRVKDQVHTPDWTTEERCVYTERLFDQLAHLLPKGMSGGISTSPVSYKHWFTSQQAIHTAFGVGAKNMLRIAKKLYEIEQNSDVYLHLDIEPEPDGLVENTEDVLLFFNDFLLPIGREFFKKELGLDTAESEEAIKRYLTLCYDVCHFSLAYEEPKDTFAKLKQHGIHVGKIQISAALKIVFDKGVREVILRALSKFDEPVYLHQVTERTDLGVKTYSDLPEILGLKEDFSELRAHFHVPIFLEQFDNLHSTQDHIIKTLEYLKEDPICDHLEVETYTWEVLPENLKKELSESICRELEWVKARLE, encoded by the coding sequence ATGAAGGTTAGTGAAAAGTTTCATCTTACCTATTGCACTAACATTCACCCTGGTGAAGACTGGGAAAGCATCTTTTCAAACCTCCAGAAATATATACCAAGAATTAAGGAAAAAGTGTGTCCACACAGTGATTTCGGACTGGGCCTTAGACTTTCGAACCAAGCAAGTGTTGAACTGAAAAGAGAGGGGAATCTTGAAGAATTCCAGGAGTGGATGTACAAAAACGGCGTCTACGTCTATACAATGAATGGTTTTCCCTACGGGAATTTTCACCATCAACGGGTGAAAGACCAAGTACATACGCCCGATTGGACCACCGAAGAAAGATGTGTGTATACCGAGCGGCTTTTTGACCAGTTGGCCCATTTGCTTCCTAAAGGCATGTCAGGCGGCATCTCGACCTCGCCTGTCAGTTATAAGCACTGGTTTACATCACAGCAAGCAATACATACCGCTTTTGGGGTCGGGGCAAAAAATATGCTCCGTATCGCCAAAAAACTGTACGAAATTGAGCAAAACAGCGATGTTTACCTGCATTTGGATATCGAACCCGAACCCGACGGACTGGTAGAGAACACGGAGGATGTACTGCTCTTTTTCAACGATTTTCTGCTTCCTATCGGAAGGGAATTTTTTAAAAAGGAGCTGGGGCTGGACACTGCGGAATCCGAGGAAGCAATAAAACGCTATCTGACCCTATGCTACGATGTCTGTCACTTTTCGTTGGCTTATGAAGAGCCCAAAGACACTTTTGCAAAGTTGAAGCAGCACGGCATACATGTGGGTAAAATACAGATCAGCGCCGCCTTGAAAATAGTGTTTGACAAAGGGGTCAGAGAGGTAATCTTGCGGGCGCTCTCCAAATTTGACGAGCCGGTATATCTGCACCAAGTGACCGAACGTACCGACCTAGGGGTAAAAACCTACTCCGATTTGCCCGAGATTTTGGGATTGAAAGAAGATTTTTCAGAACTGCGTGCCCATTTTCATGTGCCCATTTTTTTGGAACAGTTCGATAACCTGCACTCAACCCAAGACCATATCATAAAAACTCTTGAATATCTGAAAGAAGACCCTATCTGCGACCATTTGGAAGTGGAGACCTATACATGGGAGGTACTGCCCGAAAACCTCAAAAAAGAACTTTCAGAATCCATTTGTCGCGAGCTTGAATGGGTAAAGGCACGATTGGAATGA
- a CDS encoding DUF3822 family protein has translation MTEKVRIDTIEKTTTNTPYKKLSIQVGLNGLSFCIIDTIANKVIDADKVVFKTQTTPYLLLRELKDLFDQKGVADHQIADVTVVHQNNLFSLVPKVFFREQELPDYLKFNTKILPSDQIVYDEIENHDMVNVYVPFTNINNYIFDLYGAFEFKHSGTILIQTLLGQKNMGAAPICYGHVTDQTLEILVVRQKDLLLYNFFNYSTKEDFLYYILFVFEQLGLDTERHPLKLFGSIEENDAYYKLCYDYIQNVSVFTLANSAYIFDYTAEDSIDLTVLGAL, from the coding sequence ATGACAGAAAAGGTGAGGATTGATACTATCGAGAAAACAACAACAAATACACCTTACAAGAAATTGTCCATTCAGGTAGGCTTGAATGGACTTTCTTTTTGTATCATCGATACCATTGCCAACAAGGTCATCGATGCTGATAAGGTTGTCTTTAAAACCCAGACAACCCCTTACCTTCTTTTAAGGGAACTCAAAGATCTTTTTGACCAGAAAGGGGTGGCAGACCATCAAATTGCAGATGTGACGGTCGTACACCAGAACAATCTCTTCAGCCTTGTGCCCAAAGTGTTTTTCAGGGAGCAGGAACTGCCCGATTACCTTAAATTCAACACAAAGATTCTACCAAGCGATCAAATCGTATATGATGAAATCGAGAATCACGACATGGTCAATGTCTATGTGCCTTTTACCAACATTAACAACTATATTTTTGATTTATATGGAGCGTTTGAATTCAAACACTCGGGCACCATTTTGATACAAACCCTCTTGGGCCAAAAAAATATGGGCGCGGCACCCATTTGTTACGGCCATGTCACTGATCAAACCTTGGAAATTTTGGTTGTCAGGCAAAAAGACCTTTTGCTGTACAACTTCTTCAACTATAGCACCAAAGAAGACTTTTTATACTACATCTTGTTCGTATTTGAGCAATTGGGCCTCGATACTGAAAGGCACCCACTGAAATTGTTCGGCAGTATCGAAGAAAACGACGCGTACTACAAACTGTGCTATGATTATATTCAAAACGTTTCGGTCTTCACGTTGGCCAATTCTGCTTATATCTTTGATTACACTGCTGAAGATTCAATAGACCTGACCGTATTGGGTGCCCTTTAA